Proteins encoded in a region of the Trypanosoma brucei brucei TREU927 chromosome 5, complete sequence genome:
- a CDS encoding chaperone protein DNAJ, putative, producing the protein MGSKEDQVEEIRRLLRFSSGGADPFAVLQLDPQTCEVADVNRSFRRIVLKVHPDKCTVEKAADAFHIAESAHKMLSNEGVLIRLKVAHQRKKEREAALKEEEVRRKAREEVSGGTAGLGSSEDPNLSPAERQRRRRREQVVEQQLEATRLAEEAARKKQRLEREAKEKAELAAELERQRKEWKDLNLF; encoded by the coding sequence ATGGGGTCAAAGGAGGACCAAGTGGAAGAAATACGACGGTTACTGCGCTTCAGCTCTGGGGGAGCGGACCCATTTGCTGTGCTGCAGTTGGATCCGCAGACGTGTGAAGTCGCGGACGTTAATCGCAGTTTCCGCCGTATTGTGCTCAAAGTGCACCCAGATAAGTGCACAGTTGAGAAGGCCGCTGATGCATTTCACATAGCTGAGAGTGCACACAAGATGTTAAGTAATGAAGGTGTTCTTATTCGCCTGAAGGTCGCGCAccagaggaagaaggaaagggaagcagcactgaaggaggaagaagttcGGCGTAAGGCTCGCGAGGAAGTAAGTGGTGGCACAGCTGGACTGGGTTCCTCTGAGGACCCCAACTTGAGTCCGGCGGAGCGGCAGAGGAGGCGCCGACGCGAACAAGTCGTGGAGCAGCAGTTAGAGGCCACCCGGCTCGCCGAGGAGGCGGCGCGGAAGAAGCAGCGTTTGGAGCGCGAggcgaaagaaaaagcggagCTGGCTGCAGAGCTTGAACGACAGCGAAAAGAGTGGAAAGATTTAAACCTTTTCTGA
- a CDS encoding histone deacetylase (similar to GP:19310965: histone deacetylase-like protein HDO4 {Trypanosoma brucei}(PMID:12100550)): MSVRERNKNPWAHGRQLDLDGDVTVRCQADPRLCTTAAIRRGKLVEPVDQVALRVGVEASGVESLVDAQGITFFGSLKNGMEVFVSGPAMLDAAKTDNDNSDLFLPDVSVAWAYDPRVLEHVPPVDRVPETPYRLQRAVEALRSAPRAAHFLPMELQSSGERSPPREGAPVGTGATAGETPSAAPSGTPLWIPPRLATLDEVTLCHNIHRYRCFIEEGTALLPPLKTDVYCNGKTSSIATRLSVGAVVDAARRALSGSPAFAFCLVRPPGHHASADTPSGFCLVNNVAIAAMQLLQDWHVKYDCGVGGSRSVPSEERDIPERPRIAIVDIDVHHGEGTQSFVEVEPQLLYLSLHRYDRGSFYPCDPAGATSYVGQHRNICNVAVDTAATDPARCEEVISDMLFARVVDDVFLPRLEQFHPNIILLSLGFDAAHGDPLGRMAVEGGFAYVVRALKRFCLQSQGTIGLVAVLEGGYSPEGVSRGVVSVAHALCYPFDDVAVVNYARLRTPKTWMELRSRLSRRMEVRTDETGGATSLSSGLSSQGLGDATSTERAIADDDVLMERHVAWCDKLVKRVLAIHAESNIIK, encoded by the coding sequence ATGTCTGTGAGGGAACGGAATAAAAATCCCTGGGCTCATGGGCGCCAGCTGGATCTTGACGGTGACGTGACTGTTAGGTGCCAAGCGGACCCACGACTCTGCACAACCGCTGCTATCCGTCGTGGAAAGCTGGTGGAGCCGGTTGATCAAGTGGCGCTCCGTGTAGGTGTGGAAGCTTCAGGTGTTGAAAGTCTCGTCGACGCCCAAGGAATCACCTTTTTTGGAAGTCTAAAAAATGGAATGGAAGTGTTCGTTTCTGGACCTGCCATGTTGGATGCTGCCAAGAcggataatgataatagtgaCCTGTTTCTACCGGACGTGTCAGTTGCATGGGCATACGATCCTAGAGTGCTTGAGCACGTTCCCCCCGTTGACCGTGTGCCGGAAACACCCTATCGTTTGCAGCGCGCTGTTGAGGCACTACGCTCGGCGCCGCGTGCTGCTCATTTTTTGCCTATGGAACTGCAAAGTTCTGGAGAAAGGTCCCCTCCTCGTGAAGGTGCGCCTGTGGGAACTGGTGCAACAGCAGGCGAGACGCCGTCCGCGGCGCCCAGCGGAACTCCGTTATGGATTCCGCCCCGTTTAGCAACGCTAGATGAAGTTACATTGTGTCACAATATTCATCGCTACCGATGTTTTATTGAAGAGGGCACAGCATTGCTCCCTCCACTTAAGACAGATGTGTATTGCAACGGTAAAACGAGCAGTATAGCGACTCGGTTGTCTGTCGGTGCGGTGGTTGATGCAGCGCGTCGCGCCCTCAGTGGCTCTCCGGCATTTGCTTTTTGCCTTGTTCGCCCTCCGGGACACCATGCCAGCGCTGACACCCCGAGCGGCTTTTGTTTGGTGAATAATGTTGCGATTGCCGCAATGCAGTTGTTGCAAGACTGGCACGTTAAATACGATTGTGGCGTCGGAGGTAGCCGTTCAGTTCCCTCCGAAGAAAGGGATATACCAGAGCGACCTCGCATAGCCATAGTTGACATCGACGTACACCATGGTGAGGGAACTCAGTCATTTGTTGAAGTTGAGCCGCAACTTCTGTACCTCTCTCTTCATCGTTATGACCGAGGTTCTTTTTACCCGTGTGATCCCGCTGGTGCGACCTCCTATGTTGGCCAACATCGTAATATTTGCAACGTCGCTGTTGACACCGCGGCTACCGACCCTGCGCGTTGCGAAGAGGTTATAAGTGATATGCTTTTTGCGCGTGTCGTTGACGATGTGTTTTTACCAAGGTTGGAACAATTCCACCCTAATATCATCCTACTTTCGCTTGGCTTCGACGCCGCACACGGCGATCCACTTGGGCGGATGGCTGTGGAAGGAGGGTTTGCGTATGTGGTTCGTGCGCTAAAGCGATTTTGCCTGCAGTCGCAAGGGACCATCGGTTTGGTGGCGGTACTAGAGGGTGGGTACTCACCAGAGGGTGTTTCCCGTGGCGTTGTCAGCGTCGCGCACGCCCTGTGTTATCCATTTGACGATGTAGCAGTGGTTAATTATGCACGCCTGCGGACCCCAAAGACATGGATGGAGCTACGCAGTCGTCTTTCCCGGCGGATGGAGGTGCGAACGGATGAAACGGGAGGGGCCACGTCTTTGTCGTCTGGTTTGTCTTCTCAAGGGTTGGGGGATGCTACGTCAACGGAAAGGGCAATAGCGGACGACGACGTGCTTATGGAGCGTCACGTAGCGTGGTGCGACAAGCTTGTTAAACGAGTATTGGCTATACATGCGGAGTCCAATATCATCAAGTGA
- a CDS encoding hypothetical protein, conserved (similar to Swiss-Prot:Q9D9X6 : Zinc finger SWIM domain containing protein 2 {Mus musculus} Predicted phorbol esters/diacylglycerol binding domain (Pfam C1 domain PF00130) below Pfam recommended threshold at residues 193-222 (pers. comm. K. Mensa-Wilmot, University of Georgia).): protein MSRSVPWRNTCPEAVTDILNQLPSCQLLLVKRVGPTSFLLSKRDGLVKYRTSIGDPHSCSCDASREQCIHVVFVLCKVFFLPRENPLVWQRSLVAAEIDEILRSENRLRNAWKNVDDTRRDVAVPRPIEEGDVCPICFEEFGNDTSLDYCGGGCGKYIHTRCFKQYKRHNLVGPLRCPYCRSLWTNTVGATSKRCSGCKKYANGSCYKCLFCQEYFLCSDCFHRRETHSHHPFSLVGTREVAERHEGNSALPMPVSSEPTVSIPEELHPLMYREIDPEDYETLLRLDDQNSKRKLTAEEFSVLHSECWSSGLLTDECNICLDTFDVTSGCVWLPCGHFFHTSCAQRWLTEHVAECPIDHIPVVVDRADVQSLTVNSSSSAAVAPHILRPSRPRARVLPRRRLNVPYSSATVGVEPPARRNAERQRGSDVSLPFLELQAVSLGVGRRRGRYNEQFFYGTV from the coding sequence ATGTCCAGAAGTGTTCCGTGGCGGAATACTTGCCCTGAGGCAGTAACCGACATACTGAATCAATTACCTTCTTGCCAGCTTCTACTAGTCAAGCGAGTTGGGCCGACGAGTTTCCTTTTGAGCAAGCGAGACGGGCTGGTCAAGTACAGGACGTCTATCGGTGACCCCCATAGCTGTTCATGTGACGCCTCGCGGGAGCAGTGCATACATgtcgttttcgttttgtgtAAAGTGTTTTTCTTACCGCGGGAGAATCCTTTAGTATGGCAGCGCTCGCTTGTTGCAGCAGAAATAGACGAAATCCTTAGGTCCGAAAACCGGCTTCGGAATGCCTGGAAGAATGTTGACGACACCCGCAGGGACGTTGCAGTTCCAAGGCCTATTGAAGAAGGTGATGTGTGCCCAATCTGTTTTGAAGAGTTTGGGAACGATACCTCTCTTGATTACTGTGGAGGAGGTTGcgggaaatatatacatactcGTTGCTTCAAACAATATAAACGGCACAATCTTGTAGGTCCCTTACGCTGCCCTTATTGCCGGAGCCTTTGGACTAATACGGTGGGTGCTACTAGCAAGAGGTGCAGTGGTTGCAAAAAATATGCGAATGGTTCCTGCTACAAGTGCTTATTTTGTCAAGAGTACTTTCTTTGTTCAGACTGTTTCCACCGTCGAGAAACTCATTCGCATCATCCGTTTTCTTTGGTCGGGACGAGAGAAGTGGCCGAAAGACACGAAGGGAACAGTGCTTTACCCATGCCGGTGTCCAGTGAACCCACCGTTAGCATTCCTGAGGAGCTACATCCTCTCATGTATAGAGAAATAGACCCCGAAGACTACGAAACACTTCTTCGTCTGGACGATCAAAATAGTAAAAGGAAACTGACAGCAGAGGAGTTTTCAGTGCTTCACAGCGAGTGTTGGAGTTCTGGATTACTTACCGACGAGTGTAACATATGCTTAGATACATTTGATGTCACCAGTGGTTGCGTGTGGTTGCCATGCGGTCATTTTTTCCATACATCGTGCGCTCAGAGATGGCTTACTGAGCACGTAGCAGAATGTCCCATCGATCACATCCCGGTTGTGGTGGACAGAGCCGATGTTCAGTCATTAACAGTGAattcttcatcttctgctGCAGTTGCACCTCACATTCTTCGTCCCTCCAGACCTCGGGCTCGTGTGTTGCCGAGACGTCGACTCAACGTTCCGTATAGTTCAGCAACTGTTGGAGTCGAACCTCCAGCTCGGAGAAATGCCGAGAGACAAAGGGGTTCTGATGTatcacttccttttctggAGCTCCAAGCAGTGTCACTAGGTGTCGGACGACGTAGAGGGCGGTACAACGAACAATTCTTTTATGGTACTGTCTGA
- a CDS encoding stress-induced protein sti1, putative (similar to GP:1698880: protein antigen LmSTI1 {Leishmania major}(PMID:8943412) similar to Trypanosoma cruzi TcSTI1 (unpublished)): MDATELKNKGNQEFSSGRYREAAEFFSQAINLDPSNHVLYSNRSACFASLHQYAQALSDAEKCVSLKPDWVKGYVRHGAALHGLRRYDEAAAVYKKGLTVDPSSTACSEGIASVEKDKAASAMQNPFAKLFTPEAVKKIQSHRKLSLFMMQPDYVRMIDEVIKDPSNIQRYLEDQRFMMTCLVLSGMNIPVDDDDEEEERPKPEAPKKNEEPKKAAAVELSAEAKEALRAKEEGNALYKQRKFDEALAKYDEASSLDPTNTVYLLNITAVFYEKGEYELCMEKCENALEHGRENKCDYTVIAKLMTRQALCLQKLKRFDEAIALFKKALVEHRNPDTLAKLNACEKEKAKFEADAYIDPAIAQEKKDEGNSLFKQDKFPEAVAAYTESIKRNPMEHTTYSNRAAAYLKLGAYNEALADAEKCIEIKPDFVKAHARRGHAFFWTKQYNKAMQAYDEGLKYDKENAECKDGRMRTMMKIQEMASGQSEDGDEVAKRAMADPEVAAIMQDSYMQLVLNEMQRDPTRIKDYMRDPTLAKKINTLVSAGIIRFGQ; the protein is encoded by the coding sequence ATGGACGCAACGGAGTTAAAGAATAAAGGTAACCAGGAGTTCTCCTCCGGCCGATACAGGGAAGCTGCTGAATTTTTCAGCCAGGCCATCAACTTGGACCCGTCTAATCACGTTCTGTACAGCAACCGTTCCGCATGCTTTGCTTCCCTTCATCAGTATGCACAGGCTTTGAGTGACGCCGAAAAATGTGTTTCCCTGAAGCCTGATTGGGTTAAGGGTTACGTAAGACACGGTGCTGCGCTTCATGGGCTTCGACGGTATGATGAGGCAGCTGCGGTGTATAAAAAGGGTTTGACAGTTGACCCATCGAGCACTGCATGCAGTGAAGGCATTGCTTCTGTGGAGAAGGACAAGGCTGCCTCCGCGATGCAAAACCCCTTTGCAAAATTATTCACTCCGGAGGCCGTGAAAAAAATTCAGTCTCATCGCAAACTATCGCTCTTCATGATGCAACCCGACTACGTACGGATGATCGATGAGGTTATAAAAGATCCTTCTAACATCCAACGGTATCTTGAAGATCAGCGGTTCATGATGACTTGTTTGGTACTTAGCGGGATGAATATTCCTgtagatgatgatgatgaggaagaggaacggCCGAAGCCAGAGGCACCTAAGAAAAACGAGGAACCCAAAAAGgcagctgctgtggagctaTCTGCAGAAGCTAAGGAAGCACTTCGGGCtaaggaagaggggaatgCATTGTACAAGCAGCGGAAATTCGATGAGGCCCTGGCAAAGTACGATGAGGCATCTTCCCTGGACCCCACAAACACCGTTTATCTTCTCAACATCACCGCTGTCTTCTACGAGAAAGGAGAGTATGAGCTGTGCATGGAGAAGTGTGAGAATGCGTTGGAGCACGGTCGTGAGAACAAGTGTGACTATACGGTGATTGCCAAACTTATGACGCGGCAGGCGTTGTGCCTCCAGAAACTCAAGCGCTTTGATGAGGCTATCGCACTATTTAAGAAAGCTCTGGTAGAACACCGCAACCCGGATACGCTTGCCAAACTGAATGCttgtgagaaggagaaagcaaAATTTGAAGCAGATGCGTACATTGATCCAGCGATAGctcaagagaagaaagatgaGGGCAACTCTCTCTTTAAGCAGGACAAATTTCCTGAAGCGGTTGCAGCTTACACTGAATCCATCAAACGCAATCCAATGGAGCATACAACCTACAGCAATCGTGCCGCCGCGTATCTTAAGCTCGGTGCGTATAACGAAGCCCTTGCAGACGCTGAAAAATGCATTGAGATTAAACCTGATTTTGTCAAGGCGCACGCCCGGCGTGGCCATGCATTTTTCTGGACGAAACAATACAATAAGGCCATGCAGGCATACGATGAGGGTCTCAAGTACGacaaagaaaatgcagaGTGTAAAGATGGTCGCATGCGTACCATGATGAAGATTCAAGAGATGGCTTCTGGACAATCAGAGGACGGTGATGAGGTTGCGAAGCGTGCTATGGCAGACCCTGAGGTGGCTGCCATCATGCAGGACAGCTACATGCAGCTTGTACTGAATGAGATGCAGCGGGACCCTACACGCATCAAAGACTACATGAGGGATCCAACTCTTGCAAAGAAGATCAACACCCTCGTCTCGGCTGGGATTATCCGTTTCGGCCAGTAG
- a CDS encoding phosphoribosylpyrophosphate synthetase, putative (similar to GP:159398: phosphoribosylpyrophosphate synthetase {Leishmania donovani}(PMID:8390611)): MSKPTVSEEHHADVIRQHLTGIENAYYYNPGNEMAAVHPAEGTVSPRQSQDIQPVCIVAGNGNRPLAEAVALLLGIPTHQTLVAQRASGEVNVRICESVLGADVYIIQSTSGNGLIDVNTAIMELLLLVRKMRLSNARRVTAIIPFFSYSKQDRKRNIRSTISAAAVANMLTTVGVDRVTTLDLHAGQTQGFFGNTPLDNLQMYQEFAQYLHSQVWFNSNNMTIVALSAGSVERARLLADTLNIDQIATVLLRRNASGTVTLQCVGEVKGRICVVVEGICDTGEVLVKTSELLNQLGATKVTACCTHGILTPPCPQLLNECDALSEVVVSDSIPQEEHQRLVPKLKVLTIAPLIATVVFKHTQDASFVPLFEQPKLREGKGSVDSP; the protein is encoded by the coding sequence ATGAGTAAACCTACCGTTTCGGAGGAACACCATGCAGATGTGATTCGTCAGCACTTAACTGGAATCGAGAACGCGTATTACTACAACCCTGGTAATGAGATGGCGGCGGTACATCCTGCGGAGGGGACTGTGTCCCCGCGGCAGTCACAGGATATTCAGCCAGTTTGCATTGTCGCTGGTAATGGAAACCGCCCACTAGCTGAGGCAGTGGCGCTGCTTCTGGGGATCCCCACACACCAGACTTTAGTGGCCCAACGTGCAAGCGGTGAGGTGAATGTCCGTATATGCGAGAGTGTCCTTGGCGCCGATGTGTACATCATCCAGAGTACTTCGGGAAATGGGCTCATCGACGTTAACACAGCGATTATGGAGCTTCTGCTGCTCGTTCGGAAGATGCGCCTCAGCAATGCGAGACGTGTCACTGCAATAatccccttcttttcgtACTCGAAACAGGATCGCAAAAGAAACATCCGCAGCACAATTTCGGCGGCGGCCGTTGCCAACATGCTGACAACCGTTGGGGTGGACCGCGTCACAACACTCGACCTCCATGCAGGGCAAACACAGGGGTTCTTCGGCAACACACCATTGGACAACCTGCAGATGTACCAAGAATTTGCTCAATATCTTCATAGCCAGGTATGGtttaacagcaacaatatGACGATTGTAGCACTGAGCGCTGGTAGCGTAGAGCGCGCACGACTTCTAGCCGATACACTCAACATCGATCAAATTGCCACCGTCCTCCTACGGCGCAATGCGAGTGGCACCGTGACTTTGCAGTGCGTGGGAGAGGTGAAAGGCCGCATTTGTGTTGTCGTCGAGGGTATCTGTGACACGGGTGAGGTCCTTGTGAAAACTTCTGAGTTGCTGAACCAACTTGGTGCTACAAAGGTAACGGCTTGTTGCACCCACGGCATTCTCACACCGCCATGCCCTCAGCTGCTAAACGAATGTGATGCTCTAAGCGAAGTTGTTGTGTCTGACTCAATACCACAGGAGGAGCATCAGCGACTTGTCCCCAAATTGAAGGTACTCACTATTGCCCCGCTAATCGCTACTGTCGTGTTCAAACATACCCAAGATGCCAGTTTTGTTCCTTTGTTCGAACAACCCAAGCTtagggagggaaagggatCCGTCGACTCTCCATAA